One window of Burkholderia cepacia GG4 genomic DNA carries:
- a CDS encoding type II toxin-antitoxin system VapB family antitoxin gives MRTTLSLDDALLAKAQQLTGVTEKSALVREALRALIARESARRLARLGGTEPDLESVPRRPSEPA, from the coding sequence GTGCGCACCACCTTGTCCCTCGACGACGCACTGCTCGCCAAAGCGCAGCAATTAACCGGCGTCACCGAAAAATCGGCGCTGGTGAGAGAAGCGCTGCGCGCATTGATCGCGCGCGAAAGCGCACGACGACTCGCCCGCCTCGGCGGTACCGAGCCCGACCTTGAATCTGTTCCGCGCCG